A window from Flavobacterium sp. 83 encodes these proteins:
- a CDS encoding lipocalin family protein, with protein sequence MRKVILLCTLAVLMFACKSTSVTSTNTDRKAQVAMKGNWVISSVTYPGSQYIKVNSFQIADSECFVGSTWTFISNNNKGNMALTKAGCSSFNSPITWFVNNEGQFILKVLDAGIKAKKVREGYILYVANQSETSFQLIDKIDVGGKMTDVVYQFQKN encoded by the coding sequence ATGAGAAAAGTCATTTTATTATGCACATTAGCAGTTTTGATGTTTGCATGTAAGTCAACATCAGTAACTAGTACAAATACAGATAGAAAAGCGCAAGTTGCTATGAAGGGTAATTGGGTAATCAGTTCCGTAACTTATCCCGGTTCACAATATATTAAAGTAAATTCTTTTCAAATTGCAGATTCAGAGTGTTTTGTAGGAAGTACTTGGACATTTATTTCGAATAATAATAAAGGAAATATGGCCTTGACAAAAGCAGGATGTTCTTCATTTAATTCTCCAATAACTTGGTTTGTTAATAATGAGGGGCAATTTATTTTGAAGGTTTTAGATGCAGGTATTAAAGCAAAAAAAGTAAGAGAAGGGTACATATTGTATGTTGCTAATCAGAGTGAAACTTCTTTTCAATTGATTGATAAAATTGATGTAGGAGGAAAAATGACTGATGTGGTTTACCAATTTCAAAAAAACTAA
- a CDS encoding OmpA family protein, whose translation MKKISIVAMAAIMLMGSMFTSCEAVKNTNKTQRGAGIGAVAGAVLGGVLGNNLGKGGNGALGAVLGGVVGGVAGGVIGNKMDKQAREIDAALPGAEVVRVGEGIKLVLNENAVRFDTNKSTLTASAKANLDKLVPVFSEYPDTNITIYGYTDSTGPADYNLKLSGERAASVRNYLASKGVSTSRFQVTGLGIADPIASNDTADGRSQNRRVEFAITANDKMIQDAKTEVKQ comes from the coding sequence ATGAAAAAGATTTCAATAGTTGCAATGGCAGCAATAATGTTAATGGGTTCTATGTTTACAAGTTGTGAAGCTGTAAAAAACACTAATAAAACGCAAAGGGGAGCTGGGATTGGTGCTGTTGCCGGAGCTGTATTAGGAGGAGTTTTAGGGAATAATTTAGGCAAAGGCGGTAATGGAGCTTTAGGAGCTGTATTAGGCGGAGTTGTAGGTGGAGTTGCCGGTGGGGTTATTGGTAACAAAATGGACAAACAAGCAAGAGAAATAGATGCTGCACTTCCAGGAGCTGAAGTAGTTCGTGTAGGAGAAGGAATTAAATTAGTGTTGAATGAGAATGCAGTACGTTTTGATACTAATAAATCAACTTTGACGGCTTCTGCAAAAGCTAATTTAGATAAATTGGTTCCTGTTTTTTCAGAATATCCAGATACTAATATTACTATTTACGGATATACTGACAGTACTGGTCCAGCAGATTATAATTTAAAACTTTCTGGTGAAAGAGCTGCGTCAGTTAGGAATTATTTAGCAAGTAAAGGAGTTTCTACTAGCAGATTTCAAGTAACAGGATTGGGAATTGCTGATCCAATTGCTTCAAATGACACAGCTGATGGAAGAAGTCAAAACCGTCGTGTTGAATTTGCTATTACTGCAAATGATAAGATGATTCAAGATGCTAAAACGGAAGTAAAGCAATAA
- a CDS encoding ABC transporter ATP-binding protein, whose amino-acid sequence MLELKNISFTYIENPVIKNISFEITQGQNVAVIGESGCGKSTLLKLIYGLYDLDEGEIVYNEKTILGPKHNLVPGEDYIKYLAQDFDLMPYITVEENVGKFLSNIYKDKKKARVQELLEMVEMTEFAKVKAKYLSGGQQQRVALARVLALEPEIILLDEPFSQIDSFRKNALRRNLFSYLKQKGITCIIATHDSTDALSFSDETIVVQNGRVVAKGDSKFLYENPSNKYVASLFGEVNELKLSQLIELDGDDEALLLYPHQLKVVDNGMMQAVVKQCYFKGSHYLIKAAFERRAIFFEHDSELELNQEVRLMLA is encoded by the coding sequence ATGCTTGAATTAAAAAATATATCTTTTACTTACATTGAAAATCCCGTTATCAAAAATATTAGTTTTGAAATCACCCAAGGACAAAATGTCGCTGTAATTGGTGAAAGTGGTTGTGGTAAAAGTACTTTGTTGAAATTGATATATGGATTATACGATTTAGATGAGGGTGAAATAGTTTATAATGAAAAAACTATTTTGGGGCCAAAACACAATCTTGTTCCCGGGGAAGATTATATTAAATATTTAGCCCAAGATTTCGATCTGATGCCTTATATTACGGTGGAAGAGAATGTAGGAAAGTTTTTGTCGAATATTTATAAAGATAAAAAGAAAGCCCGAGTTCAGGAGCTTTTGGAAATGGTGGAAATGACTGAATTTGCAAAAGTAAAAGCAAAATATCTTAGTGGAGGACAACAACAAAGAGTTGCATTGGCAAGAGTCTTGGCTTTGGAGCCGGAAATAATTTTGCTGGATGAACCTTTCAGCCAGATTGATTCTTTTAGAAAAAACGCATTGCGTAGAAATTTATTCAGTTACTTAAAACAAAAAGGGATTACCTGTATAATTGCCACACATGACAGTACAGATGCTTTGTCTTTTTCGGATGAAACGATTGTAGTACAAAACGGAAGGGTTGTTGCCAAAGGGGACTCTAAATTCCTATATGAAAATCCCTCAAATAAATATGTTGCGTCTCTTTTTGGAGAAGTAAATGAATTGAAATTATCTCAATTAATTGAACTGGATGGAGATGATGAGGCACTTTTGCTCTATCCGCATCAGTTGAAAGTGGTCGATAACGGAATGATGCAGGCAGTTGTAAAACAATGTTATTTTAAAGGTAGCCATTATTTGATAAAAGCAGCTTTTGAAAGAAGAGCCATTTTTTTTGAACATGATTCAGAATTAGAATTAAATCAGGAAGTAAGATTAATGTTAGCTTAA
- a CDS encoding MbnP family protein — protein MKNLLNKAIAIIALSTVFAGCTNNDEVISGTGNLGVEFDNSFGANDLILSTQANTTSNSEVLKITTVKYIISNIVLTKEDGTTFTYPKSESYFIVDEATETSHLLELTNVPAANYTKVKFGIGVDKAQWELGATGQGNFLATAQAAGMMWSWSAGYKFLAFEGTFTSPTVANSTSFMVHTGQTGTDYNYTEVTLDLPTKAMVRTTIAPEIHVVADVSKIIDGTNKIKLSDNNMGGMGAMIMGGTNLPLITANLNGMFTVAHVHND, from the coding sequence ATGAAAAATTTACTGAATAAAGCAATAGCTATTATTGCATTAAGCACTGTATTTGCAGGCTGTACTAATAATGATGAGGTAATCTCAGGAACAGGAAACTTAGGGGTTGAATTTGATAATTCTTTTGGGGCAAATGACTTGATATTGAGTACGCAAGCCAATACAACTTCTAATAGTGAAGTATTAAAAATCACTACCGTTAAATACATCATCAGCAACATTGTCTTGACCAAAGAGGATGGAACAACTTTTACTTATCCAAAAAGCGAAAGCTATTTTATTGTTGATGAAGCTACTGAGACTAGCCATTTATTGGAATTAACGAATGTTCCTGCGGCAAATTATACCAAAGTAAAATTTGGAATAGGAGTTGACAAAGCGCAATGGGAACTGGGCGCAACGGGTCAGGGAAATTTTCTGGCTACCGCACAAGCAGCAGGAATGATGTGGAGCTGGTCTGCGGGCTATAAATTTTTGGCTTTCGAAGGTACATTTACGTCCCCAACCGTGGCAAACAGTACTTCATTTATGGTTCACACAGGACAAACCGGAACAGATTATAATTATACCGAAGTAACACTTGATTTGCCTACAAAAGCGATGGTTCGAACAACTATTGCTCCAGAAATTCATGTCGTGGCCGATGTGTCTAAAATTATTGACGGAACAAACAAAATCAAATTGTCTGACAATAACATGGGCGGAATGGGAGCCATGATTATGGGCGGAACAAATTTGCCTTTAATCACAGCAAACCTTAACGGAATGTTTACCGTAGCGCACGTTCATAACGATTAA
- a CDS encoding cytochrome-c peroxidase: MYKLILLFLFLTLFSSCSDLDDVYVNKPLDFEVPANFPDLAYNIALNPPTEKGFELGKKLFYDGRLSSDGLISCGFCHIQENAFTHHGHTFSHGVGDNIGTRNTPSIQNLGYQTAFMYDGATTHLDLQPIIPLTSGIEMNGNLTTIVAMMKADKTYQKLFQQAFTDGAINTENMLKALSQFMLMVTSSNSKFDKYRRNETGGTLTSEELMGYAIFNAKCASCHATDLMTDNSYRNNGLAVNPKINDVGRFRVTQVAIDYYKFKVPSLRNVEKTAPYMHDGRFGTLETVLNHYASGVVNGATLDPILNQNGNLGIPLSDTEKTQLIAFLKTLTDNQYLTDKRFSEY, from the coding sequence ATGTACAAATTAATACTGTTATTTCTTTTTTTGACTTTGTTTTCCAGTTGTTCGGATCTAGATGATGTTTATGTCAATAAACCTTTAGATTTCGAAGTGCCGGCTAATTTTCCGGATTTGGCTTATAATATCGCACTGAATCCGCCAACAGAGAAAGGATTTGAACTGGGAAAAAAGTTGTTTTACGATGGAAGATTATCTTCGGATGGTCTTATTTCTTGCGGTTTTTGTCACATTCAGGAAAATGCATTTACACATCACGGACATACATTCAGTCACGGAGTTGGGGATAATATAGGAACTAGAAACACGCCTTCAATTCAAAATCTGGGCTATCAGACGGCATTTATGTACGATGGAGCAACAACGCATTTAGATTTACAACCCATTATTCCGTTGACAAGTGGAATTGAAATGAATGGAAATCTGACAACAATTGTTGCGATGATGAAAGCGGATAAAACTTATCAAAAGCTTTTTCAGCAAGCATTTACTGATGGAGCCATAAATACCGAAAATATGCTGAAAGCACTTTCTCAATTCATGTTGATGGTGACTTCATCTAATTCTAAATTTGATAAATACCGCCGCAATGAAACAGGCGGTACTTTAACTTCTGAGGAATTAATGGGTTATGCAATTTTCAATGCAAAGTGTGCTTCGTGCCATGCCACGGATTTGATGACTGATAACTCATATAGAAATAATGGCTTGGCTGTTAATCCAAAAATAAATGATGTGGGAAGATTTCGGGTGACACAAGTAGCAATAGATTACTATAAATTTAAAGTGCCCAGTTTGCGAAATGTTGAAAAAACCGCGCCTTATATGCACGATGGAAGATTCGGGACATTAGAAACGGTTTTGAATCATTATGCTTCTGGAGTTGTAAACGGAGCAACTTTAGACCCAATTCTAAATCAAAACGGAAATTTAGGAATTCCGCTTTCTGATACTGAAAAAACACAATTAATTGCCTTCCTAAAAACACTAACCGATAATCAATATCTCACCGATAAACGATTCTCAGAATATTAA
- a CDS encoding transporter, whose amino-acid sequence MKNKILLFVLVLFVNQLVAAKIEKDSISRFTFQKMQLLEDLEDDCDACGCSASGGSMGFSSMLNNNFIGLRYFNQSYTSRDGIFANSPWIDENFNTIQIWTKIPITEKIQISALVPYHFHNRERSTGTENIQGLGDVSVMAMYSVYQTHKDSTVFTHKLQLGGGVKIPTGKFDEANNTGSVNQSFQVGTGSWDYLLVSEYVIKKRNLGLSTMLNYTFKTENQKQYQFGNQFNYGSTLFYLFDLPTIKLVPQLGLAGEVYATNKQYGEKLPDTSGDILFSKFGIEAGKGDFSIGVNAMLPINQHLSNSKIEANYRWSVNLNYTL is encoded by the coding sequence ATGAAAAATAAAATTTTACTTTTTGTTTTAGTTCTTTTTGTAAACCAGCTTGTTGCTGCCAAAATTGAGAAAGACAGCATTTCGAGATTTACCTTCCAGAAAATGCAATTACTAGAAGATTTAGAAGATGATTGTGATGCCTGTGGCTGTTCTGCAAGTGGTGGAAGTATGGGATTTAGTTCTATGCTAAACAACAATTTTATCGGCTTGCGCTATTTCAATCAAAGCTACACTAGTCGTGACGGAATTTTTGCCAACTCTCCGTGGATTGACGAAAATTTCAATACAATCCAAATTTGGACTAAAATTCCAATCACAGAAAAAATCCAGATTTCAGCATTGGTTCCGTATCACTTTCACAATCGGGAACGTTCCACTGGAACAGAAAATATTCAAGGATTAGGAGACGTTTCAGTTATGGCGATGTATTCTGTATATCAAACGCACAAAGACAGTACGGTTTTTACACATAAATTGCAATTGGGTGGCGGCGTAAAAATTCCAACAGGAAAATTTGATGAAGCTAACAATACCGGAAGTGTCAATCAGAGTTTCCAAGTAGGAACAGGAAGTTGGGATTATCTTTTAGTGTCGGAATATGTGATTAAAAAGAGAAATTTGGGGTTAAGCACGATGTTGAATTATACTTTCAAAACCGAAAATCAAAAACAGTATCAATTTGGAAATCAATTTAATTATGGCAGTACGCTGTTTTATCTTTTTGATTTACCTACGATAAAACTGGTTCCGCAATTGGGCTTGGCTGGTGAAGTCTATGCAACCAATAAACAATATGGAGAGAAACTGCCGGATACTTCTGGAGATATTCTTTTTAGTAAATTTGGGATTGAAGCCGGAAAAGGGGACTTTTCGATTGGTGTCAATGCGATGCTTCCCATCAATCAACATTTATCCAATTCAAAAATTGAAGCTAATTACCGTTGGAGCGTCAATCTGAATTATACTTTGTAA
- the lysS gene encoding lysine--tRNA ligase, with product MALSEQEILRREALTELRNLGIEPYPAAEFITTAYSSEILADFEKYEGKEVVLAGRLMGKRIMGKASFAELKDAEGRIQVYVSRDDISTDEEKTMYNVVFKKLLDIGDFIGIRGTVFKTQVGEISVHVYGLTVLAKALKPLPVVKTDADGKTHDAFADPEQRYRRRYVDLTVNDHVKETFIKRTKLFNSMRSFFNDKGYLEVETPVLQPIPGGAAARPFITHHNSLDMPLYMRIANELYLKRLIVGGFDGVYEFSKNFRNEGMDRTHNPEFTAMEIYVAYKDYNWMMNFTENLLEHCAIGVNGTSEATFGEHTVNFKAPYARVTMTDSIKHFTGFDISGKNEAELFEAARGMGIDVDKTMGKGKLIDEIFGAKCEGNYIQPTFITDYPKEMSPLCKQHRDNPELTERFELMVCGKEVANAYSELNDPIDQRERFEEQMRLSEKGDDEATGIIDEDFLRALEYGMPPTSGLGIGMDRLMMFLTNNSSIQEVLLFPQMRPEKKQVKIELEEDEKLIVVLLQTNNNQMEFGLLKINSGLSGKKWDKAMKNLSSLGLTEVVVDGDVKACRLKE from the coding sequence ATGGCATTATCCGAACAAGAAATATTACGCAGAGAAGCACTTACCGAATTACGCAATTTAGGCATTGAGCCTTATCCGGCAGCCGAATTTATCACAACCGCTTATTCTAGCGAAATCCTAGCCGATTTCGAGAAGTACGAAGGAAAAGAAGTTGTTTTAGCAGGACGTTTGATGGGTAAGCGTATCATGGGAAAGGCATCATTTGCAGAATTGAAAGATGCTGAAGGACGTATTCAAGTATATGTTTCGAGAGATGATATTTCGACTGATGAAGAGAAAACAATGTACAATGTAGTTTTCAAAAAACTATTGGATATTGGCGATTTTATTGGTATTCGCGGAACGGTTTTCAAAACGCAAGTGGGTGAAATCTCAGTTCATGTTTATGGATTGACCGTTTTAGCAAAAGCCTTAAAACCACTTCCTGTTGTAAAAACAGATGCTGATGGTAAAACGCACGATGCTTTTGCTGATCCAGAACAAAGATACCGTCGTCGTTACGTGGATTTAACCGTAAACGACCACGTAAAAGAAACGTTTATCAAGAGAACAAAATTGTTCAACTCAATGCGTTCTTTCTTTAATGACAAAGGATATCTTGAAGTAGAAACGCCTGTTTTACAACCAATTCCCGGTGGTGCCGCAGCGCGTCCTTTTATCACGCACCACAACTCGCTTGATATGCCATTGTACATGCGTATTGCAAATGAGTTGTACTTAAAAAGATTAATTGTTGGTGGTTTTGATGGTGTTTATGAGTTTTCGAAAAACTTCCGTAACGAAGGAATGGACCGAACGCACAACCCAGAATTTACTGCCATGGAAATATATGTAGCCTACAAAGACTACAACTGGATGATGAATTTCACCGAAAACTTATTAGAACATTGCGCCATTGGTGTGAATGGAACCAGCGAAGCGACTTTTGGAGAACATACCGTGAACTTCAAAGCTCCGTATGCAAGAGTTACAATGACGGATTCTATCAAACATTTTACTGGATTTGATATTTCAGGAAAAAATGAAGCAGAATTATTTGAAGCTGCTAGAGGTATGGGAATTGACGTGGATAAAACCATGGGTAAAGGAAAACTGATCGATGAGATTTTTGGTGCTAAATGTGAAGGAAATTATATTCAGCCTACTTTCATCACGGATTATCCAAAGGAAATGTCTCCGCTTTGCAAACAACACCGGGACAATCCAGAATTGACAGAACGTTTTGAATTGATGGTTTGCGGTAAAGAAGTAGCGAACGCATATTCTGAATTGAACGACCCAATTGACCAAAGAGAACGTTTTGAAGAGCAAATGCGCTTGTCCGAAAAAGGAGATGATGAAGCAACGGGAATCATCGATGAGGATTTCTTGAGAGCGTTAGAATACGGAATGCCGCCAACTTCTGGATTAGGAATTGGAATGGACCGTTTGATGATGTTCCTGACCAATAATTCTTCTATTCAAGAAGTATTGTTATTCCCTCAAATGAGACCAGAGAAAAAACAAGTGAAAATTGAATTGGAAGAAGATGAGAAATTGATTGTTGTGTTATTGCAAACCAATAACAACCAAATGGAATTTGGCCTACTTAAAATTAATTCTGGATTGAGCGGTAAAAAATGGGACAAAGCCATGAAAAACTTATCTTCTTTGGGATTGACTGAAGTAGTTGTTGATGGTGATGTTAAAGCCTGTCGATTAAAAGAATAA
- the lipB gene encoding lipoyl(octanoyl) transferase LipB — MNKTIQLQDLRNKDYKETWEYQEELFKGIVDLKIKNRREETSLQTPNYFLFVEHPHVYTLGKSGDLSNLLLSEKQLEAKGATFYKINRGGDITYHGPGQIVGYPIIDLENFFTDIHKYLRFLEEAIILTLQEFGIASGRSEGETGVWLGAGTPFARKICAMGVRASRWVTMHGFALNVNADLGYFDNIIPCGIRGKAVTSLNVELGVETVNEEEVKEKILKHFSTLFDATFDEFEI; from the coding sequence ATGAACAAAACCATCCAACTTCAAGATTTACGAAATAAAGATTACAAAGAAACTTGGGAATACCAAGAAGAATTGTTCAAAGGAATCGTTGACTTGAAAATCAAAAACAGGAGAGAGGAAACGAGTTTGCAAACACCTAATTATTTCCTTTTTGTAGAACATCCACATGTTTATACGTTAGGTAAAAGTGGTGATTTAAGTAATTTACTTTTATCCGAAAAACAACTCGAAGCCAAAGGAGCTACCTTCTATAAAATCAATCGCGGCGGTGATATTACGTATCACGGTCCTGGACAAATTGTAGGATATCCCATTATTGACTTAGAAAATTTTTTTACAGACATTCATAAATATTTGCGTTTTTTGGAAGAAGCTATTATCCTTACTCTTCAAGAATTTGGAATTGCTAGCGGTAGAAGCGAAGGTGAAACAGGTGTTTGGTTGGGCGCAGGAACTCCATTTGCAAGAAAAATTTGTGCTATGGGTGTGCGCGCTTCCCGTTGGGTAACCATGCACGGATTTGCTTTAAATGTAAATGCCGATTTAGGTTATTTTGACAATATTATTCCGTGTGGGATTCGCGGTAAAGCCGTAACATCATTAAACGTAGAACTCGGAGTGGAAACAGTAAACGAGGAAGAAGTAAAAGAAAAAATCTTGAAGCATTTCTCTACTCTTTTTGATGCGACTTTTGATGAATTTGAAATCTAA
- a CDS encoding ribonuclease HII, producing MLENNFSKIILESGTDEAGRGCLAGPVTAAAVILPFHFENEILNDSKQLSEKIREKLRPIIEQQAITFAVTHLHPKEIDEINILNASMKGMQECVLKLNPLPEFIIVDGNRMLNAKLGLKNSHGKQFSKNEIELLKSIPNTSIVKGDSKFMSIAAASVLAKTYRDEYMNTIHEEFPMYNWKKNKGYPTQEHREAIRKYGITKYHRVTFRLLPEQLKLEI from the coding sequence ATGCTCGAAAACAATTTTTCGAAAATCATCCTTGAAAGCGGAACTGATGAAGCTGGTCGTGGCTGCCTTGCAGGTCCTGTAACTGCAGCTGCAGTAATATTACCTTTCCATTTTGAAAACGAAATCCTAAATGACAGCAAACAACTATCTGAAAAAATCAGAGAAAAGTTACGGCCTATTATTGAACAACAGGCCATTACGTTTGCAGTCACACATTTACATCCGAAAGAGATTGATGAAATAAACATCTTGAATGCTTCGATGAAAGGAATGCAAGAATGTGTTTTGAAATTAAATCCTCTACCTGAGTTTATTATTGTTGACGGCAACCGCATGTTAAATGCAAAACTGGGTTTGAAAAATTCTCACGGAAAACAATTTTCTAAAAATGAAATTGAATTATTAAAATCTATTCCAAATACCAGTATTGTAAAAGGTGATTCTAAATTTATGAGTATTGCCGCGGCCTCAGTTTTGGCAAAAACGTATCGTGATGAGTATATGAATACGATTCATGAGGAATTCCCAATGTACAATTGGAAAAAAAATAAAGGTTATCCTACGCAAGAACATCGTGAAGCAATACGAAAATATGGAATTACGAAATACCACCGAGTGACATTTCGACTATTGCCGGAACAATTAAAATTAGAAATTTAG
- a CDS encoding putative porin codes for MRIFFFIIFVSFSTLLFSQERNSQEIDYNSKYNSSDSIKKVTQPIATIDMYRVITLDRDTTYIDTSLTIQKEYSHNYLRKDNFGLLPFANEGQTYNTLQYSLTDFSPLPEFGFKAKHFNFLEANQIRYSSVATPVTELYFKSTIQKGQSTDAYIALNTSENLNFSMAYRGLRSQGEYLNQLASTGNFRFTVSYNTKNKRYYSNAHFTAQDILNEENGGITTISDFESEDPKYNNRQRFEVFFLDAQSFLKGKRVFLDHNFRINANKGANNLYVTHQFNYENKFFEYNQATVPSTVGSEIVYRFGASFKDSGINDQTHYNKMYNKAGLTYENTTLGKFQFFVEDFRSNYYYNQILIFDDKMIPGSLAQKINNAGGQYEYQKNKWNGKFLYSRSITNQSLSNLDAKVKYDVNDETQVSFQYQNINKLPNNNYNLYQSSYVQYNWSNDFKNEKINSISANAITPWFNASLQYSVLNDHLYFNDVSTDAQILVKTQIIAPAQYDKTINYLSVKANKEFKFGRFALDNTVLYQKVDQQEAILNVPEIVTRNTFYYSNYFFKKNALFLQTGISFNYFTNYFANDYNPVIGEFFVQNKKEIGNSPNFDFFINAKIQRTRIYFKAEHFNSSISGNNFYSSPNNPSRDFTIRFGLVWNFFN; via the coding sequence ATGAGAATTTTCTTTTTTATTATTTTTGTTTCATTCTCCACGTTACTGTTTTCTCAAGAAAGAAATAGTCAAGAAATAGATTACAATAGCAAATACAATAGTTCGGATTCTATCAAAAAGGTAACACAACCTATTGCTACCATAGATATGTATCGCGTGATTACTTTGGATAGAGATACAACTTACATAGATACTTCACTTACTATCCAAAAAGAATACAGTCATAATTATTTGCGAAAAGACAATTTTGGACTTTTGCCTTTTGCAAATGAAGGTCAAACGTATAATACTTTACAATATAGTCTGACTGATTTTTCTCCACTTCCAGAATTTGGTTTCAAAGCAAAACATTTTAATTTTTTGGAGGCGAATCAAATTCGATACAGTTCAGTTGCCACTCCAGTTACAGAATTATATTTTAAATCAACTATTCAAAAAGGACAGTCTACCGATGCATATATTGCTTTAAATACCTCTGAGAATCTCAATTTTTCGATGGCTTACAGAGGATTGCGCTCTCAGGGAGAATATTTAAATCAATTGGCAAGTACCGGAAACTTTAGATTCACGGTAAGTTATAATACTAAAAACAAACGCTATTATTCTAATGCGCATTTTACAGCTCAAGACATTTTAAATGAAGAAAACGGTGGAATCACAACTATTAGTGATTTCGAAAGTGAAGATCCAAAATACAATAACAGACAACGATTTGAGGTCTTTTTTTTAGATGCTCAATCATTTCTGAAAGGAAAAAGAGTGTTCTTAGATCACAATTTTAGAATAAATGCTAATAAAGGAGCGAATAATTTATATGTAACGCACCAATTTAATTATGAAAATAAGTTTTTCGAATACAATCAAGCTACCGTTCCTTCAACTGTAGGTTCTGAAATTGTATATCGATTTGGTGCTTCTTTTAAAGATAGTGGAATCAATGATCAAACGCATTACAATAAAATGTATAATAAAGCTGGGTTGACTTATGAGAACACGACGTTAGGTAAATTTCAATTTTTTGTCGAAGATTTCAGGTCTAATTATTACTACAATCAGATATTAATTTTTGATGATAAAATGATTCCGGGTTCTTTAGCTCAAAAAATAAATAATGCCGGAGGGCAATATGAGTATCAAAAAAATAAATGGAATGGAAAATTCTTGTATTCAAGATCGATTACGAATCAATCATTATCAAATTTGGATGCTAAGGTAAAATATGACGTTAATGATGAAACGCAAGTTTCATTTCAGTATCAAAACATAAACAAGTTGCCTAATAATAATTACAACCTCTATCAAAGTAGTTATGTTCAGTACAACTGGTCAAATGATTTCAAGAATGAAAAAATAAATTCGATTAGTGCCAACGCAATTACGCCATGGTTTAATGCATCTTTACAATATTCAGTTCTAAATGATCATTTGTATTTTAATGATGTATCAACCGATGCGCAAATATTGGTTAAAACACAAATTATTGCTCCGGCACAATATGACAAAACTATAAATTACCTGTCAGTAAAAGCTAATAAAGAATTTAAATTTGGAAGATTTGCTTTAGATAATACGGTTCTATATCAAAAAGTAGATCAACAAGAAGCTATTTTAAATGTACCCGAAATAGTGACAAGAAATACGTTCTATTATTCGAATTATTTTTTCAAAAAGAATGCTTTGTTTTTACAAACAGGGATTTCGTTTAATTATTTTACAAATTATTTTGCAAATGACTATAATCCAGTAATAGGAGAATTTTTTGTCCAGAATAAAAAAGAAATTGGAAATTCTCCAAACTTTGATTTCTTTATTAATGCCAAGATTCAAAGAACAAGAATTTACTTTAAAGCAGAACATTTTAATTCTTCCATATCAGGAAACAATTTCTACTCGTCGCCTAATAATCCGTCTCGTGATTTTACAATACGATTTGGTTTAGTCTGGAATTTCTTCAATTAA